A genomic region of Pseudomonas abietaniphila contains the following coding sequences:
- a CDS encoding AraC family transcriptional regulator → MPEPSILASWTRALRKQLDALGLDSLALSQAAGLDPQLMDDPNARYPVTVTTRLWQLAVQASGDPALGLRVSRFVSPTTFHALGYALVASGSLREVFERIVRYHPVVSDALDLSFERVGDRYEFRFRVPEGGPMPANEAMDAFAAIYVRTCRNRLGRHYAPLAVHLVRPQPADPKPWHDVFRSPLFFGAPENLLEFACADFDSHLDDANPELAEHNEAVLDRALEKLSPLTWERKVRGAIETQLPEGEPSAERIAQHLHLSLRSLQRHLADEGCSYDLLLNQCRQNLALQHMRDPGSSLGEIAYLLGFADTSSFSRAFKRWTGMTPSQYRDSVIR, encoded by the coding sequence ATGCCTGAGCCGAGTATTCTCGCCAGCTGGACCCGCGCCCTGCGCAAGCAACTCGACGCCCTTGGCCTCGACAGTCTCGCGCTGAGTCAGGCTGCGGGCCTTGATCCGCAATTGATGGACGATCCCAATGCGCGCTACCCGGTCACCGTCACCACGCGATTGTGGCAACTGGCGGTGCAGGCCAGTGGCGACCCCGCGCTGGGGTTGCGGGTGTCGCGCTTCGTCAGTCCGACGACCTTTCACGCACTCGGCTACGCGCTGGTGGCCAGCGGCTCGCTTCGAGAAGTGTTCGAGCGCATCGTGCGTTATCACCCGGTGGTGAGCGACGCGCTGGACCTGAGCTTTGAACGGGTGGGCGACCGTTATGAGTTTCGCTTTCGCGTACCGGAAGGCGGACCGATGCCGGCGAATGAGGCCATGGACGCCTTCGCGGCCATCTATGTGCGCACCTGTCGAAACCGGTTGGGGCGTCATTACGCACCGCTCGCCGTGCATCTGGTGCGGCCACAACCGGCAGACCCGAAACCCTGGCATGACGTCTTTCGCTCGCCGCTGTTTTTCGGCGCACCGGAAAACCTGCTGGAGTTCGCCTGCGCCGATTTCGACAGCCATCTGGACGACGCCAACCCTGAACTCGCTGAGCACAACGAAGCCGTGCTCGACCGCGCCCTCGAGAAGCTCAGCCCTCTGACCTGGGAGCGCAAGGTGCGCGGCGCCATCGAGACGCAACTTCCGGAAGGCGAGCCTTCGGCGGAACGTATTGCCCAGCACCTTCATCTGAGCCTGCGCAGCTTGCAGCGACATCTTGCGGACGAGGGCTGCAGCTACGACCTGCTGCTCAATCAGTGCCGACAGAATCTGGCGCTGCAGCACATGCGCGACCCTGGCAGTTCGCTGGGCGAGATCGCCTATCTGCTGGGGTTTGCCGACACCAGCAGCTTCAGCCGGGCGTTCAAGCGCTGGACCGGCATGACGCCCAGTCAGTACCGCGACAGCGTGATTCGCTGA
- the dibA gene encoding phosphodiesterase DibA produces MSAITRDALKTALLYGLLSIFWLVFSDCVLPLLIEDSIQLARAQLMSGYAWLALSAVSIYLARSRLLGFIGIKARAQRDQDLQHLRLAAAVFDSTLEGVLVTDANGVIVHVNRAFMSITGYRQDEVLGMRPNKFKSGRHGPDFYERMYKTILAAGQWSGEIWNRRKDGEIYPQWQSIRSIKDDRGSITHFVAVFSDITSIKHSERELAHLAHYDALTGLPNRLLFTDRAEQAQTHARRNKQNLALLLIDLDHFKHINDSLGHNVGDEVLKAVSERLAQLMEKGVTLARLGGDEFAVLIENPQQAMQAAELAQGVLDGLREPFLIDAQSLFLTASIGISIFPNDALSAEQLLRNADAALFQAKSQGRESYALYTEELTAHAQRRVELTSELRRAIVKKELRLFYQPIHNLHTRRIEGVEALVRWLHPQRGMVSPGEFIPIAEQSGLIADIDNWVLTEACRQMRQWLEDGIRLSFVAVNVSSRLFGRGDLDRRVAQVLTETGLASQYLELEVTESAVMDDPEQAIEQMHRLRDLGLKLSIDDFGTGYSSLLRLKRMPVQKLKIDQGFVAGLPDDEDDIAIVRAIIALAQAMGMRVLAEGIEQAEQAHFLLKNQCELGQGYWFARPMPAEQIDWQHAPVFAST; encoded by the coding sequence ATGTCAGCTATCACCCGAGATGCGCTCAAAACCGCACTGTTGTATGGGCTGCTGTCGATTTTCTGGCTCGTGTTCAGTGACTGTGTGCTGCCTTTGCTGATCGAAGATTCGATCCAGCTGGCGCGTGCCCAACTGATGAGTGGTTATGCCTGGCTGGCACTCAGCGCGGTGTCGATCTACCTTGCCCGGTCCCGTTTGCTGGGGTTCATTGGCATCAAGGCGCGGGCGCAGCGGGATCAGGATCTGCAGCATCTGCGTCTGGCCGCCGCAGTGTTTGACAGCACACTGGAAGGCGTACTCGTCACGGATGCCAATGGCGTGATCGTGCACGTCAACCGGGCGTTCATGTCGATCACCGGTTACCGGCAGGACGAAGTGCTCGGCATGCGCCCGAACAAATTCAAATCCGGCCGTCACGGTCCGGATTTCTACGAGCGCATGTACAAGACCATTCTCGCCGCCGGGCAGTGGAGTGGCGAGATCTGGAATCGGCGCAAGGACGGAGAAATCTACCCGCAGTGGCAGAGTATCCGCTCCATCAAAGACGACCGCGGATCAATCACTCATTTTGTCGCCGTGTTCTCTGACATCACCAGCATCAAGCATTCCGAGCGCGAACTGGCTCACCTGGCCCATTACGACGCGCTCACCGGCTTGCCCAACCGGCTACTGTTCACCGACCGTGCGGAGCAGGCGCAGACCCATGCCCGGCGCAACAAACAGAATCTGGCGCTGTTGCTGATTGACCTCGACCACTTCAAGCACATCAACGACAGCCTCGGTCACAACGTGGGCGATGAGGTGTTGAAGGCCGTCAGCGAGCGACTTGCGCAACTGATGGAGAAGGGCGTGACGCTGGCTCGTCTCGGTGGCGACGAGTTCGCCGTGCTGATCGAGAACCCTCAGCAGGCCATGCAGGCCGCGGAGCTGGCGCAGGGCGTGCTGGACGGGCTGCGCGAACCTTTCCTGATCGACGCTCAATCCCTGTTCCTCACGGCGAGCATAGGCATCAGCATTTTTCCCAACGATGCACTGAGCGCCGAACAGCTGTTGCGCAACGCCGACGCTGCCTTGTTTCAGGCCAAGAGTCAGGGCCGGGAAAGTTATGCGTTGTACACCGAAGAGCTGACCGCCCATGCCCAGCGCCGGGTTGAACTGACCAGCGAGTTGCGTCGCGCCATTGTGAAGAAAGAATTGCGCCTGTTCTATCAGCCGATTCATAACCTGCACACCCGCCGTATCGAGGGTGTCGAGGCCCTGGTGCGCTGGCTGCATCCCCAGCGTGGCATGGTGTCGCCGGGCGAGTTCATTCCGATTGCCGAGCAAAGCGGCTTGATCGCCGACATTGATAACTGGGTGCTGACTGAGGCGTGTCGGCAGATGCGGCAATGGCTCGAAGACGGGATCAGGTTGTCATTCGTGGCGGTGAACGTGTCGAGCCGGTTGTTCGGCCGGGGCGATCTGGATCGCCGCGTGGCGCAGGTGCTTACCGAAACGGGCCTCGCGTCGCAGTATCTGGAGCTGGAAGTCACCGAAAGCGCGGTCATGGACGATCCCGAGCAGGCCATCGAACAGATGCACCGACTGCGTGATTTGGGCCTGAAACTGTCCATCGATGACTTCGGCACGGGGTATTCGTCGCTGCTGCGGCTCAAGCGCATGCCGGTGCAGAAGCTGAAGATCGATCAAGGATTTGTGGCAGGCCTGCCGGACGATGAGGACGACATTGCTATCGTCCGGGCGATCATCGCGCTTGCTCAGGCGATGGGCATGCGGGTGCTGGCTGAAGGCATCGAGCAAGCCGAGCAGGCGCATTTTCTGCTGAAGAACCAGTGTGAGCTGGGCCAAGGGTATTGGTTTGCCCGACCGATGCCTGCCGAGCAGATTGATTGGCAGCATGCGCCGGTGTTTGCGTCGACTTGA
- the oscA gene encoding sulfur starvation response protein OscA, producing MSASLRSVDGQDEASILREIQSALRDLRFGAVEITVHNAQVVQIERKEKFRLQNPGNKPS from the coding sequence ATGAGCGCATCTCTACGTAGCGTTGACGGCCAGGACGAAGCAAGCATTCTGCGAGAAATTCAGAGTGCGCTGCGTGACCTGCGTTTTGGCGCGGTTGAAATCACAGTGCACAACGCACAAGTGGTCCAGATCGAGCGCAAGGAAAAATTCCGTCTGCAGAACCCGGGTAACAAACCAAGTTGA
- the cysW gene encoding sulfate ABC transporter permease subunit CysW produces the protein MSGPSLIAASSANAARRGSAVSRRILIGLAWLVFALFLLLPLFVVVSQGLKNGLGGFFTAILEPDALSALKLTVYAVLISVPLNVVFGVAAAWCVSKYSFRGKAILVTLIDLPFSVSPVIAGLVYILMFGARGIFGPWLQDHDIQIVFALPGIVLATIFVTVPFVARELIPLMQEQGTQEEEAARLLGANGWQMFWHVTVPNIKWGLIYGVVLCTARAMGEFGAVSVVSGHIRGVTNTLPLHVEILYNEYNHVAAFAVASLLLILALFILLLKQWSEARISRLRQSAAEE, from the coding sequence ATGTCCGGTCCATCGCTTATTGCCGCTTCCTCCGCCAATGCTGCCCGTCGTGGCAGCGCGGTGTCGCGGCGCATTCTGATCGGCCTTGCCTGGCTGGTCTTTGCGTTGTTTTTGTTGTTGCCGCTGTTCGTGGTCGTCAGTCAGGGCCTGAAAAACGGCCTGGGCGGATTCTTTACGGCGATTCTTGAGCCGGATGCGCTCTCGGCGCTCAAGCTCACGGTGTATGCCGTACTGATTTCGGTGCCGCTGAACGTCGTGTTCGGTGTCGCGGCGGCCTGGTGCGTGAGCAAGTACTCGTTTCGCGGCAAAGCGATTCTGGTCACGCTGATCGACCTGCCGTTCTCGGTTTCGCCAGTCATCGCCGGTCTGGTCTACATCCTGATGTTCGGCGCCCGGGGCATCTTCGGCCCGTGGTTGCAGGATCACGACATTCAGATCGTCTTTGCCTTGCCGGGCATTGTGCTGGCGACCATCTTCGTGACCGTGCCGTTCGTGGCGCGCGAGCTGATCCCGTTGATGCAGGAACAAGGCACGCAGGAAGAAGAGGCTGCACGACTGCTGGGCGCCAACGGTTGGCAGATGTTCTGGCACGTGACGGTGCCCAACATCAAATGGGGCCTGATCTACGGCGTGGTGCTGTGTACCGCGCGGGCGATGGGCGAGTTCGGCGCGGTGTCGGTGGTGTCCGGCCACATCCGCGGCGTGACCAATACCCTGCCGTTGCATGTCGAGATTCTCTACAACGAGTACAACCACGTGGCTGCATTTGCCGTGGCGAGCCTGTTATTGATCCTTGCGCTGTTCATCCTGCTGCTCAAGCAGTGGAGCGAAGCGCGCATTAGCCGTCTGCGCCAAAGCGCGGCGGAGGAATAA
- the cysT gene encoding sulfate ABC transporter permease subunit CysT — translation MSRRISPVIPGFGLTLGYTLVYLSLIVLIPLAAMFIHASQLSAAQFWNIVTAPRVLAALKLSFGTAFYAAIINGIIGTLLAWVLVRYSFPGRKIIDAMIDLPFALPTAVAGIALTALYTPTGLVGQFAADLGFKIAYTPLGITLALTFVTLPFVVRTVQPVLADIPREVEEAAACLGARPIQVFRYILVPALLPAWLTGFALAFARGVGEYGSVIFIAGNMPMKTEILPLLIMVKLDQYDYAGATSIGVLMLVVSFILLLLINLLQRRIETPN, via the coding sequence ATGTCTCGACGCATATCCCCCGTCATACCCGGCTTCGGGCTGACGCTGGGCTACACCTTGGTGTACCTCAGCTTGATTGTGCTGATACCGCTTGCGGCCATGTTCATTCATGCCTCTCAGCTGAGCGCCGCCCAATTCTGGAACATCGTGACCGCACCGCGCGTGCTGGCCGCCCTCAAGCTGAGCTTCGGCACCGCGTTTTATGCTGCAATCATCAACGGCATCATCGGTACGCTGCTGGCCTGGGTGCTGGTTCGCTACAGTTTCCCGGGACGCAAGATCATCGACGCGATGATCGACCTGCCGTTTGCGCTGCCTACCGCCGTGGCCGGTATCGCACTGACCGCGCTGTACACACCGACCGGTCTGGTAGGGCAGTTCGCCGCCGATCTGGGCTTCAAGATCGCCTACACCCCACTCGGCATTACCCTGGCGCTGACATTCGTCACGCTGCCCTTCGTCGTGCGCACGGTGCAGCCGGTGCTGGCCGATATTCCCCGTGAAGTCGAAGAGGCCGCCGCCTGTCTCGGCGCACGGCCGATCCAGGTGTTTCGCTACATTCTCGTGCCGGCGCTGCTGCCTGCCTGGCTGACCGGCTTTGCGCTGGCGTTTGCGCGGGGTGTGGGCGAGTACGGCTCGGTGATCTTCATCGCGGGCAACATGCCGATGAAGACCGAAATCCTGCCGCTGCTGATCATGGTCAAGCTCGATCAGTACGACTACGCCGGCGCAACGTCCATCGGTGTGCTGATGCTGGTGGTGTCCTTCATTCTGTTGCTGCTGATCAACCTGCTGCAGCGACGCATCGAAACCCCTAACTGA
- the desA gene encoding delta-9 fatty acid desaturase DesA, giving the protein MWNNGLLDLSVWQLVAVTLAMTHITIVSVTVYLHRYSAHRSLELNAGLKHFFRFWLWLTTAQNTREWTAIHRKHHAKCETVDDPHSPVIKGLSTVLRKGAELYRAEAENPDTLRIYGKNCPEDWIERNLYSRYPRLGVMIMGVIDLALFGVIGITVWAIQMMWIPVWAAGVVNGLGHAVGYRNFECRDAATNLVPWGILIGGEELHNNHHTYPNSAKLSVKRWEFDMGWAWIKLFCWLRLAKVQRVAPIAHRVEGKGHVDMDTAMAILNNRFQIMAQYRKLVIAPLVAQELAKADASVRHQFRRAKRLLSRETSLLDDKHQVRIQSMLEHSHALKVIYEKRLALQQIWARTSSNGHDMLAAIKEWVHEAEASGIQSLRDFADQLKTYSLRPQHA; this is encoded by the coding sequence ATGTGGAACAACGGTCTGCTCGACCTTTCCGTCTGGCAATTGGTCGCAGTCACCCTGGCGATGACGCATATCACCATCGTCAGCGTCACGGTCTATCTCCATCGCTATTCAGCTCACCGCTCGCTTGAACTCAACGCCGGGCTCAAGCACTTTTTCCGTTTCTGGCTGTGGCTGACCACGGCGCAGAACACCCGCGAGTGGACCGCCATCCATCGCAAGCATCACGCCAAATGCGAAACCGTCGATGACCCGCACAGCCCGGTCATCAAAGGGTTGTCCACCGTGCTGCGCAAAGGCGCCGAGCTGTATCGCGCCGAAGCGGAGAACCCGGACACGCTGCGCATCTACGGCAAGAACTGCCCGGAAGACTGGATCGAGCGCAACCTGTACTCGCGCTACCCGCGCCTGGGCGTGATGATCATGGGCGTGATCGACCTGGCGCTGTTCGGCGTCATCGGCATCACCGTCTGGGCCATCCAGATGATGTGGATTCCGGTCTGGGCGGCTGGCGTGGTCAACGGTCTGGGTCATGCGGTCGGCTATCGCAACTTCGAGTGCCGCGATGCCGCGACCAATCTGGTGCCGTGGGGCATCCTGATCGGCGGCGAAGAGCTGCACAACAACCATCACACCTACCCCAACTCGGCCAAACTGTCGGTCAAGCGCTGGGAGTTCGACATGGGCTGGGCGTGGATCAAGCTGTTCTGCTGGTTGCGACTGGCCAAAGTGCAGCGCGTCGCACCCATCGCGCATCGCGTCGAAGGCAAGGGCCATGTGGACATGGACACGGCCATGGCGATCCTCAACAACCGTTTCCAGATCATGGCGCAGTATCGCAAGCTGGTGATCGCACCGTTGGTGGCGCAGGAGCTGGCCAAGGCCGATGCCTCTGTCCGCCATCAGTTCCGGCGTGCAAAACGCCTGCTGTCGCGTGAAACCAGTCTGCTGGACGACAAGCATCAGGTGCGTATCCAGAGCATGCTGGAGCACAGCCACGCGCTGAAAGTGATCTACGAAAAGCGTCTGGCACTGCAACAGATCTGGGCCCGGACCAGCAGTAATGGCCATGACATGTTGGCGGCCATCAAAGAATGGGTGCACGAAGCCGAAGCCAGCGGCATTCAGTCTCTGCGCGACTTCGCCGACCAGCTGAAAACCTACTCCCTGCGCCCTCAGCACGCCTGA
- a CDS encoding sulfate/molybdate ABC transporter ATP-binding protein: protein MSIEVRNVSKNFNAFKALNSINLDIQSGELVALLGPSGCGKTTLLRIIAGLETPDQGSIVFHGEDVSGHDVRDRNVGFVFQHYALFRHMTVFDNVAFGLRMKPKNQRPTESQIAAKVHELLNMVQLDWLSDRYPEQLSGGQRQRIALARALAVEPKVLLLDEPFGALDAKVRKELRRWLARLHEDINLTSVFVTHDQEEAMEVADRIVVMNKGVIEQIGSPGEVYENPASDFVYHFLGDSNRLHLGEDNHVLFRPHEVSLSRHEVEGHHAAEVRDIRPLGATTRVTLKVEGQPDLIEAEVVKDHDSLIGLARGETLFFKPKVWQKVESI from the coding sequence ATGTCGATCGAAGTCCGTAACGTCAGCAAGAACTTCAACGCCTTCAAGGCCCTCAACAGCATCAATCTGGATATCCAGAGTGGCGAGCTGGTGGCTTTGCTGGGCCCGTCCGGCTGTGGCAAGACCACGCTGTTGCGCATTATTGCCGGGCTGGAAACGCCGGACCAGGGCAGCATCGTGTTCCACGGCGAAGACGTTTCCGGTCACGATGTGCGTGATCGCAACGTCGGTTTCGTGTTCCAGCACTATGCGTTGTTCCGCCACATGACGGTGTTCGACAACGTCGCGTTCGGCCTGCGGATGAAGCCGAAAAACCAGCGCCCGACCGAAAGCCAGATCGCCGCCAAGGTCCATGAGCTGCTCAACATGGTGCAACTGGACTGGCTGTCGGATCGTTATCCGGAGCAGCTGTCCGGCGGTCAGCGTCAACGTATTGCGCTGGCGCGCGCACTGGCCGTGGAGCCAAAGGTGTTGCTGCTGGACGAACCGTTCGGTGCGCTGGACGCCAAGGTGCGTAAGGAGCTGCGCCGCTGGCTGGCGCGTCTTCACGAAGACATCAACCTGACGTCGGTGTTCGTGACACACGACCAGGAAGAGGCCATGGAAGTCGCCGACCGGATCGTGGTGATGAACAAGGGCGTGATCGAGCAGATCGGCTCGCCGGGCGAGGTCTACGAGAACCCGGCCAGCGATTTCGTCTATCACTTCCTGGGTGACTCCAACCGTCTGCACCTGGGTGAAGACAACCACGTGTTGTTCCGTCCGCACGAAGTGTCGTTGTCGCGTCATGAAGTGGAGGGGCATCATGCGGCCGAAGTGCGTGACATTCGGCCTCTGGGTGCGACGACCCGCGTGACGCTGAAGGTCGAAGGGCAACCGGACCTGATCGAAGCGGAAGTGGTGAAAGACCACGACAGCCTGATCGGACTGGCGCGCGGGGAGACGTTGTTCTTCAAGCCGAAGGTCTGGCAGAAGGTCGAGAGTATCTGA
- a CDS encoding GGDEF domain-containing protein: MDNQTPATAIPAAAETLLALMHAQAEVARLSEREQLFSSLLVSVNAVLWAFDWQTQRMIYVSPAYERIFGRSAGLLLADFGEWRDSIYPDDLDYAERSLSEVLEKGSIEDREYRIIRADGQVRWLSDKCFVSHQAEQGQRLIVVGIAEDITEKKQLEDELQRLATTDVLTQSSNRRHFFECAQREFEQARLQGTPMAFLLLDVDDFKLVNDTYGHQEGDVVLQRIAECGRKTLRRGDLFGRIGGEEFAAVFPGCAPDMAKQIAERLQREIQRLSFQRDDKSFGITASQGLTNLGKQDQSLEALYARADAAMYQAKRQGKNQIVLV; this comes from the coding sequence ATGGACAATCAGACACCCGCTACCGCCATCCCCGCAGCAGCAGAAACCCTGTTGGCGCTGATGCACGCCCAGGCGGAAGTGGCGCGCTTGAGCGAGCGCGAACAACTCTTCAGTTCCTTGCTGGTCAGCGTCAACGCCGTGCTGTGGGCGTTTGATTGGCAGACCCAGCGCATGATCTACGTCAGCCCCGCCTACGAGCGCATCTTTGGGCGTTCGGCCGGGTTGTTGCTGGCCGATTTCGGCGAATGGCGCGACAGCATCTATCCGGACGACCTTGATTACGCCGAGCGCAGCCTCAGTGAAGTGCTGGAAAAAGGCTCCATCGAGGACCGCGAGTACCGCATCATTCGCGCAGACGGCCAGGTGCGCTGGCTGAGCGATAAATGCTTTGTCAGCCACCAAGCCGAGCAAGGGCAACGCCTGATCGTGGTCGGCATCGCCGAAGACATCACCGAAAAGAAGCAGCTGGAAGACGAACTCCAGCGTCTGGCCACCACCGATGTGCTCACCCAGAGCAGCAACCGCCGGCATTTCTTCGAGTGCGCACAGCGCGAATTCGAACAGGCCCGTCTGCAAGGCACGCCGATGGCGTTTCTCCTGCTGGACGTGGATGACTTCAAGCTGGTCAACGACACGTACGGTCACCAGGAAGGCGATGTTGTGCTGCAGCGTATTGCCGAGTGCGGACGAAAGACACTGCGCCGGGGCGATCTGTTCGGGCGCATTGGCGGGGAGGAGTTTGCGGCGGTGTTTCCGGGCTGTGCACCGGACATGGCCAAGCAGATTGCCGAGCGCCTGCAACGGGAGATACAGCGGCTGTCGTTCCAGCGTGACGACAAAAGCTTCGGTATCACGGCCAGCCAGGGCCTGACCAATCTGGGCAAACAGGACCAGAGTCTTGAAGCCCTCTACGCCCGTGCGGATGCGGCGATGTATCAGGCCAAGCGTCAGGGCAAGAATCAGATCGTATTGGTGTAA
- a CDS encoding sulfate ABC transporter substrate-binding protein has product MSIRRYALAALASAVFAGSAVAKDFTLLNVSYDPTRELYQDYNAEFINFWKKSHPDDTVKINQSHGGSGKQGRSVIDGSPADVVTLALAGDIDEIAKLGKTLPADWQTKLPDASTPYTSTIVFLVRKGNPKGIHDWGDLIKDGVSVITPNPKTSGGARWNFLAAYGYGLKSGGGDEAKAKEYIGKLFKHVPVLDTGARGSTITFVNNGQGDVLLAWENEAFLALKEDGGADKFDIVVPSLSILAEPPVAVVEKNAEKHGTTEIATEYLKHLYSKEGQEIAAKNFYRPRDKEVAAKYEKQFPKLNLLTIDKDFGGWKSAQPKFFDDGGIFDQIYIPQ; this is encoded by the coding sequence ATGTCCATTCGCCGTTACGCGCTGGCCGCTCTCGCCAGTGCCGTGTTTGCCGGTTCCGCTGTTGCCAAGGATTTCACGCTGCTGAACGTGTCCTATGACCCGACCCGCGAGCTGTATCAGGACTACAACGCCGAATTCATCAACTTCTGGAAAAAATCTCACCCGGACGACACCGTCAAAATCAACCAGTCCCACGGTGGTTCGGGCAAGCAAGGCCGTTCGGTTATCGATGGCTCGCCTGCCGACGTAGTAACGCTGGCCTTGGCCGGTGACATCGACGAGATCGCCAAGCTGGGCAAGACCCTTCCGGCTGACTGGCAGACCAAGCTGCCAGACGCCAGCACGCCGTATACCTCCACCATCGTGTTCCTGGTGCGCAAGGGCAACCCTAAAGGCATTCACGACTGGGGCGACCTGATCAAGGATGGCGTGTCGGTCATCACGCCAAACCCTAAAACCTCGGGCGGTGCACGCTGGAACTTCCTCGCGGCTTACGGCTATGGCCTGAAATCCGGCGGTGGCGATGAAGCCAAGGCCAAGGAATACATCGGCAAACTGTTCAAGCATGTGCCTGTGCTGGACACCGGCGCGCGCGGTTCGACCATCACCTTCGTCAACAACGGTCAGGGCGATGTGCTGCTGGCCTGGGAAAACGAAGCGTTCCTGGCGCTGAAAGAAGACGGCGGTGCTGACAAGTTCGACATCGTCGTACCTTCGCTGTCGATTCTGGCCGAGCCTCCGGTCGCTGTCGTCGAGAAGAATGCCGAGAAGCATGGCACCACCGAAATCGCGACCGAATACCTCAAGCATCTGTACAGCAAGGAAGGTCAGGAAATCGCGGCGAAGAACTTCTACCGTCCACGTGACAAGGAAGTGGCTGCCAAATATGAGAAGCAGTTCCCTAAACTGAACCTGCTGACCATCGACAAGGACTTCGGCGGCTGGAAATCGGCTCAACCGAAATTCTTCGACGACGGCGGGATCTTCGACCAGATCTACATCCCGCAGTAA
- a CDS encoding Crp/Fnr family transcriptional regulator, with protein MTNGTQWRSWLDNDKWFSGLPGSLQDSLLTVMRQRRVTPGKRVFESGGPACGLYALLDGSIRFNDLKSQQQLRPQPTLLRPYWFGEVSLFDDLPRQHDAYAEDQIILLHIPQAPLEALLQAHPHHWRGFSQLLGRKLGLTVPYPDEVTLMPTDERVAFRLLMLTEGYGDMNRSVRVVSIHDVLSRRRLGLAPEVVDRVIAQFAERGLLRRDHDSICILDTDRLRKAALHRLTPLLA; from the coding sequence ATGACGAATGGAACCCAATGGCGCTCATGGTTAGACAACGACAAATGGTTCAGCGGGTTGCCCGGCTCCTTGCAGGATAGCCTGCTGACCGTCATGCGGCAGCGGCGCGTGACCCCCGGCAAACGGGTCTTCGAATCCGGCGGCCCGGCCTGCGGTCTTTACGCGTTACTCGACGGTTCGATTCGCTTCAACGACCTCAAGAGCCAGCAACAATTGCGGCCTCAGCCAACGCTGCTGCGGCCTTACTGGTTCGGCGAGGTGTCGCTGTTCGACGATCTGCCCCGTCAACACGATGCCTACGCCGAAGACCAGATCATCCTGCTGCACATCCCTCAGGCTCCGCTTGAGGCGTTGCTGCAGGCCCATCCGCATCACTGGCGCGGGTTCAGCCAGTTGCTGGGGCGCAAATTGGGGCTGACGGTGCCGTATCCCGATGAGGTGACGCTGATGCCGACCGACGAGCGCGTCGCATTCCGTCTGCTGATGCTCACCGAAGGTTACGGCGACATGAACCGATCCGTGCGCGTGGTCTCGATTCACGACGTGCTGTCCAGGCGGCGGTTGGGGCTGGCGCCTGAAGTGGTCGACCGGGTGATTGCACAGTTCGCCGAGCGCGGTCTTCTGCGCCGTGATCACGACTCCATCTGCATTCTCGATACCGACCGGTTGCGCAAGGCGGCGTTGCACCGTCTGACACCCTTGCTCGCGTGA
- a CDS encoding DUF962 domain-containing protein translates to MKNLVDHLSQYAAYHRDTRNILTHFVGVPLIVLAVAVLLSRPGWSSWSLGELWLSPALLATVAATLFYLRLDRPFGVAMGIVLALFLWIGAHLAQQSTLVWLTSGVGLFVVGWVIQFVGHYYEGRKPAFVDDVTGLIIGPLFVVAEAAFLMGMRKKLQNNIEGKVGRTHKRNLKKAAV, encoded by the coding sequence ATGAAAAACCTCGTCGATCACCTCAGCCAGTACGCGGCGTACCACCGTGATACTCGAAATATCCTCACCCACTTCGTCGGCGTCCCGTTGATCGTGCTAGCGGTGGCCGTGCTCTTGTCACGGCCCGGCTGGAGTAGCTGGTCGCTGGGCGAGCTGTGGCTGTCACCCGCCTTGTTGGCCACCGTGGCGGCCACGTTGTTCTACCTGCGGCTGGATCGGCCGTTTGGCGTGGCGATGGGCATCGTGCTGGCGCTGTTTCTGTGGATTGGCGCACACCTGGCGCAACAGAGCACGCTGGTCTGGCTCACCTCCGGCGTCGGTCTGTTCGTGGTGGGCTGGGTGATCCAGTTCGTGGGGCATTATTACGAAGGTCGCAAACCGGCGTTCGTCGACGACGTCACAGGCCTGATCATCGGCCCGCTGTTCGTGGTGGCCGAAGCCGCCTTTCTGATGGGAATGAGGAAGAAGTTGCAGAACAACATTGAAGGGAAGGTGGGGCGCACTCACAAACGGAATTTGAAGAAGGCTGCGGTTTAA